A stretch of Macrobrachium rosenbergii isolate ZJJX-2024 chromosome 12, ASM4041242v1, whole genome shotgun sequence DNA encodes these proteins:
- the LOC136844144 gene encoding piggyBac transposable element-derived protein 4-like → METRKDRKRTDKFAAMREIWDKLISNCTTRYSPGEHTTIDEQLLGFRGRCPFRIYIANKPAKYGIKLIMVCDAKTNYMLNALPYPGKHTQPHGRALAHYVTTKLVALYASSKRNITGDNWFTSVPLVNDLLDNYNLTYVGTVRANKAQMPPEMIDKAAAH, encoded by the coding sequence ATGGAGACGCGAAAAGACAGGAAAAGGACAGATAAATTTGCCGCCATGCGAGAGATCTGGGACAAATTGATCAGCAACTGCACAACTCGTTATTCCCCTGGTGAACACACAACAATCGATGAGCAGTTGCTCGGGTTTAGGGGAAGATGTCCCTTCAGGATTTATATTGCCAATAAACCGGCCAAATATGGCATAAAGCTGATCATGGTCTGTGATGCAAAGACCAACTATATGTTGAATGCATTGCCATACCCGGGGAAGCATACCCAACCACATGGTAGGGCATTAGCACATTATGTCACCACAAAACTTGTGGCCCTGTATGCCAGCAGCAAAAGAAATATCACAGGTGACAATTGGTTTACATCTGTTCCACTTGTAAATGACCTTCTCGACAACTACAATCTGACATATGTAGGAACAGTACGGGCGAACAAGGCACAGATGCCGCCAGAAATGATTGACAAGGCGGCGGCTCACTAG